In Rutidosis leptorrhynchoides isolate AG116_Rl617_1_P2 chromosome 2, CSIRO_AGI_Rlap_v1, whole genome shotgun sequence, one genomic interval encodes:
- the LOC139893900 gene encoding uncharacterized protein isoform X1: protein MRLRRLAQTFSAHSLLFCFTLLLVLKLDHFLFSSWWFIFSPLFLFHLVVARGRFSLPAPSAPHNRHWAPCHAIVGIPLLVAFELLLCVFLESVYARRTSVVDLKIVFLPLLVFEISIFVDNVRMCKALLPGEEESFSDDEIWETLPHFWVSISMIFFIAATLFTLLKLCAGDISALGWWDLFINFGIAECFAFLVCTKWSNPAIHRNFQTNESHSSSMSISDDRICGLQDIGGHITKIPIIVFQILLCIRLEKKPAAARSIPFSIVFAPLLLLQGIGVVLSGSLLVENTIVLFLNRARTGRYFIISARTRDWFEFLHCGSRLLGWWSIDEESREEQARLYHDGTSGYNTFCGYPPEVVKKMPKKDLAEEIWRLQTALGEQTEISKFSQQEYERLQNEKILCRVCFEREISIVLLPCRHRVLCSICSEKCKKCPICRLSIEERLPVYDV from the exons atgaggtTGCGCAGATTAGCACAAACTTTCTCTGCTCACTCTCTACTCTTCTGCTTTACCCTATTACTCGTTCTCAAATTGGATcactttttgttttcttcttggtg GTTTATTTTTTCGCCTCTTTTTTTATTTCATTTAGTGGTAGCGCGAGGAAGATTTTCTTTGCCTGCGCCATCTGCTCCACATAACCGACAT TGGGCACCTTGTCATGCAATTGTTGGCATACCTTTGCTTGTTGCATTTGAACTGCTTCTTTGTGTATTTCTCGAGAGTGTTTATG CTAGAAGAACGTCTGTTGTAGATTTGAAGATCGTCTTTCTTCCTTTGTTGGTATTTGAAATATCAATTTTTGTCGACAATGTCAG GATGTGTAAGGCTTTGCTACCAGGAGAAGAAGAAAGTTTCAGTGATGATGAAATATGGGAGACACTTCCT CATTTTTGGGTTTCAATATCCATGATTTTCTTCATTGCTGCTACCTTGTTCACACTTCTCAAGTTATGTG CAGGTGATATCAGTGCTTTAGGCTGGTGGGATTTGTTTATAAATTTTGG AATTGCAGAGTGCTTTGCATTTCTGGTTTGTACAAAGTGGTCAAATCCAGCTATTCACAGAAATTTCCAAACAAATGAAAGCCATTCATCATCAATGAGTATTTCAGATGATAGGATTTGTGGGCTGCAAGACATTGGTGGTCACATAACAAAAATTCCCATTATTGTTTTTCAAATCTTGCTTTGTATACGCTTAGAG AAAAAACCTGCTGCTGCTAGATCTATCCCTTTTTCAATTGTATTCGCTCCTTTACTTCTACTGCAAGGAATAGGAGTTGTTCTTTCTGGATCTCTTTTGGTGGAAAATACTATTGTTTTATTCCTTAATCGGGCCCGCACAGGAAGATACTTCATCATTTCTGCTAGAACTCGCGACTGGTTCGAGTTTTTGCACTGTGGCTCTAG ATTGCTTGGTTGGTGGTCCATTGATGAAGAAAGTCGAGAAGAACAGGCACGGCTTTACCATGATGGGACTTCGGG TTATAATACTTTTTGTGGATACCCACCTGAAGTAGTTAAGAAAATGCCCAAAAAGGATTTGGCTGAAGAG ATTTGGAGACTTCAAACTGCTCTTGGTGAACAAACTGAGATTTCGAAATTCAGCCAACAGGAGTATGAAAGGCTACAGAAT GAAAAAATTTTGTGTCGAGTTTGCTTTGAAAGAGAAATAAGCATAGTACTCCTTCCATGTCGGCATCGGGTCCTTTGCAG CATTTGTTCCGAAAAGTGTAAAAAGTGTCCTATTTGTCGCTTAAGTATTGAGGAGCGGTTACCTGTATATGACGTATAG
- the LOC139893900 gene encoding uncharacterized protein isoform X2, protein MRLRRLAQTFSAHSLLFCFTLLLVLKLDHFLFSSWWFIFSPLFLFHLVVARGRFSLPAPSAPHNRHWAPCHAIVGIPLLVAFELLLCVFLESVYARRTSVVDLKIVFLPLLVFEISIFVDNVRMCKALLPGEEESFSDDEIWETLPHFWVSISMIFFIAATLFTLLKLCGDISALGWWDLFINFGIAECFAFLVCTKWSNPAIHRNFQTNESHSSSMSISDDRICGLQDIGGHITKIPIIVFQILLCIRLEKKPAAARSIPFSIVFAPLLLLQGIGVVLSGSLLVENTIVLFLNRARTGRYFIISARTRDWFEFLHCGSRLLGWWSIDEESREEQARLYHDGTSGYNTFCGYPPEVVKKMPKKDLAEEIWRLQTALGEQTEISKFSQQEYERLQNEKILCRVCFEREISIVLLPCRHRVLCSICSEKCKKCPICRLSIEERLPVYDV, encoded by the exons atgaggtTGCGCAGATTAGCACAAACTTTCTCTGCTCACTCTCTACTCTTCTGCTTTACCCTATTACTCGTTCTCAAATTGGATcactttttgttttcttcttggtg GTTTATTTTTTCGCCTCTTTTTTTATTTCATTTAGTGGTAGCGCGAGGAAGATTTTCTTTGCCTGCGCCATCTGCTCCACATAACCGACAT TGGGCACCTTGTCATGCAATTGTTGGCATACCTTTGCTTGTTGCATTTGAACTGCTTCTTTGTGTATTTCTCGAGAGTGTTTATG CTAGAAGAACGTCTGTTGTAGATTTGAAGATCGTCTTTCTTCCTTTGTTGGTATTTGAAATATCAATTTTTGTCGACAATGTCAG GATGTGTAAGGCTTTGCTACCAGGAGAAGAAGAAAGTTTCAGTGATGATGAAATATGGGAGACACTTCCT CATTTTTGGGTTTCAATATCCATGATTTTCTTCATTGCTGCTACCTTGTTCACACTTCTCAAGTTATGTG GTGATATCAGTGCTTTAGGCTGGTGGGATTTGTTTATAAATTTTGG AATTGCAGAGTGCTTTGCATTTCTGGTTTGTACAAAGTGGTCAAATCCAGCTATTCACAGAAATTTCCAAACAAATGAAAGCCATTCATCATCAATGAGTATTTCAGATGATAGGATTTGTGGGCTGCAAGACATTGGTGGTCACATAACAAAAATTCCCATTATTGTTTTTCAAATCTTGCTTTGTATACGCTTAGAG AAAAAACCTGCTGCTGCTAGATCTATCCCTTTTTCAATTGTATTCGCTCCTTTACTTCTACTGCAAGGAATAGGAGTTGTTCTTTCTGGATCTCTTTTGGTGGAAAATACTATTGTTTTATTCCTTAATCGGGCCCGCACAGGAAGATACTTCATCATTTCTGCTAGAACTCGCGACTGGTTCGAGTTTTTGCACTGTGGCTCTAG ATTGCTTGGTTGGTGGTCCATTGATGAAGAAAGTCGAGAAGAACAGGCACGGCTTTACCATGATGGGACTTCGGG TTATAATACTTTTTGTGGATACCCACCTGAAGTAGTTAAGAAAATGCCCAAAAAGGATTTGGCTGAAGAG ATTTGGAGACTTCAAACTGCTCTTGGTGAACAAACTGAGATTTCGAAATTCAGCCAACAGGAGTATGAAAGGCTACAGAAT GAAAAAATTTTGTGTCGAGTTTGCTTTGAAAGAGAAATAAGCATAGTACTCCTTCCATGTCGGCATCGGGTCCTTTGCAG CATTTGTTCCGAAAAGTGTAAAAAGTGTCCTATTTGTCGCTTAAGTATTGAGGAGCGGTTACCTGTATATGACGTATAG